A genomic stretch from Telopea speciosissima isolate NSW1024214 ecotype Mountain lineage chromosome 7, Tspe_v1, whole genome shotgun sequence includes:
- the LOC122666940 gene encoding uncharacterized protein LOC122666940: MDPCPFVRLIVESLAIKLPQASKPAGSGVHPSSTPCFCKLRLKNFSPSQTVLLPLSSASGDSPSDSATSSAEFHLEPIILRRLAAKPTALHLSVYTGRMGRTCGMSSGKLLGRVRVNIDMKGTEYRASVFQNGWLKLGKEPDKPSARLFLVVRAEPDPRFVFQFGGEPECSPVVFQIQGNIRQPVFSCKFSADRNSRSRSLQLDSGNHNNNRRWISSFPGEKERQGRERKGWMVIVHDLSGSPVAAASMITPFVPSPGSDRVSRSNPGAWLILRPNGSSVSSWKPWGRLEAWRERGSIDGLGYKFELVTDNGTNNGISIAEATISVRKGGKFCIDASMAGGSEAALCLWPALKGSFVMGSTVEGEGKISKPMVQVGVKHVTCMADAALFIALSAAIDLSMDACRLFSRKLGKEFYHDQQDYLS, from the exons atggatCCGTGCCCGTTCGTCCGGTTAATCGTTGAATCGCTGGCAATAAAGCTTCCACAAGCGAGCAAACCGGCCGGTTCAGGTGTGCATCCATCTTCCACTCCATGTTTCTGCAAACTCCGCCTTAAAAACTTCTCCCCATCACAAACAGTTCTCCTCCCACTCTCCTCCGCCTCCGGCGACTCACCATCGGACTCAGCCACATCCTCCGCCGAATTCCATCTCGAACCCATCATCCTCCGCCGTCTCGCCGCCAAACCCACCGCACTACACTTGTCCGTTTACACAGGTCGGATGGGTCGCACCTGCGGTATGAGCTCCGGTAAGTTACTCGGCCGGGTTCGCGTTAATATCGACATGAAAGGGACTGAGTATAGGGCTTCTGTGTTCCAGAACGGTTGGTTAAAGCTAGGCAAAGAGCCGGACAAGCCATCGGCTCGTTTGTTCTTGGTGGTCAGGGCTGAACCAGATCCAAGATTTGTCTTCCAATTCGGCGGCGAACCCGAATGCAGCCCTGTAGTGTTTCAGATCCAGGGGAATATAAGACAACCTGTGTTTAGTTGCAAGTTTAGCGCTGATCGGAATTCCAGATCACG ATCTCTGCAATTAGATTCCGGCAACCACAACAATAACAGAAGATGGATAAGTTCCTTTCCAGGGGAGAAAGAACGTcaaggaagggaaagaaaagggtGGATGGTTATAGTACATGATCTCTCAGGGTCACCAGTGGCAGCAGCTTCCATGATCACACCTTTCGTTCCTTCTCCTGGTTCTGATCGTGTGTCACGATCAAACCCAGGTGCATGGCTAATCCTCAGACCAAATGGTTCCTCTGTAAGCAGTTGGAAGCCTTGGGGACGTCTTGAggcatggagagagagaggttccaTTGATGGTTTGGGTTATAAGTTTGAGCTTGTAACTGATAATGGAACCAATAATGGAATTTCAATTGCTGAGGCAACTATAAGTGTTCGAAAAGGTGGAAAGTTTTGTATTGATGCAAGCATGGCTGGTGGTAGTGAAGCTGCTTTGTGTTTATGGCCTGCACTTAAAGGGTCTTTTGTGATGGGTTCTACTGTGGAAGGTGAAGGGAAGATTAGTAAGCCTATGGTACAAGTGGGTGTGAAGCATGTGACCTGTATGGCTGATGCTGCTCTGTTCATAGCTCTTTCTGCTGCTATTGATCTAAGTATGGATGCTTGTAGACTTTTCTCTCGTAAACTTGGGAAAGAGTTTTATCATGATCAACAAGATTATCTTTCTTAA